A region from the Lolium perenne isolate Kyuss_39 chromosome 4, Kyuss_2.0, whole genome shotgun sequence genome encodes:
- the LOC139839091 gene encoding uncharacterized protein — translation MARSVWALSDEDITEHVSMNEDPSAKQWLFVMMETLSRDDFARVAVTLWAIWYARQRLIHEGECQSPLSTHLFIQRYLQDLSILARATPKKDAVPEVRHPKWIPPVEGCAKINVDAALAKTRPGGAVGAVCRSADGSYLGASSLTVEGITNPSVLEAMACREALALAQDLNLRRITVASDCLAVVQNLSRPFAGDYSAVLHEIKETSTLFERVLFRHESRVSNTEAHRLARSVTTGNVGRQVWLLEPPDGLCINTYLYE, via the coding sequence ATGGCGAGGTCTGTTTGGGCTCTGTCTGACGAGGACATTACTGAACACGTCAGTATGAATGAGGACCCGTCTGCGAAGCAATGGCTTTTCGTAATGATGGAAACTCTCTCGCGAGATGATTTTGCTAGAGTCGCAGTTACCTTGTGGGCGATATGGTATGCGCGACAAAGGCTTATCCATGAAGGCGAGTGTCAAAGCCCGCTGTCCACTCACCTTTTCATTCAGAGGTACCTCCAGGACCTCTCAATTCTGGCTAGAGCAACACCGAAGAAGGACGCAGTCCCTGAAGTGCGTCATCCGAAGTGGATACCACCGGTAGAGGGGTGTGCCAAGATTAACGTTGATGCCGCCCTAGCAAAGACACGGCCGGGAGGGGCGGTGGGAGCGGTCTGTCGGAGTGCAGATGGTTCCTACCTGGGGGCCTCGAGCTTGACCGTGGAAGGAATCACCAATCCTTCGGTGCTGGAAGCCATGGCGTGCCGCGAAGCCCTGGCTCTGGCCCAGGACCTGAATCTACGAAGGATTACGGTGGCATCTGACTGCTTGGCGGTGGTGCAAAATCTATCTCGACCTTTTGCAGGAGATTACAGTGCTGTGCTCCATGAAATAAAAGAGACCTCGACACTCTTTGAGAGGGTGTTGTTTAGACACGAAAGTAGAGTTTCAAACACTGAAGCGCATAGGCTAGCTCGTTCTGTTACAACGGGCAATGTTGGACGTCAGGTGTGGTTGCTAGAGCCCCCGGATGGTCTTTGTATCAACACTTATCTTTATGAATGA
- the LOC127293798 gene encoding uncharacterized protein codes for MHTLCFQFQAISSSLAMSSSSFSLPSEPPSPNMVGVWLCQISSRLHGGRTELEASSKNGAQAKKEKAADAAAIGAKDGLPVVATCRGGAGAVMPEATVCLLLDRFAPS; via the coding sequence ATGCACACACTCTGCTTCCAATTCCAAGCGATCTCATCTAGTCTGGCCATGTCGTCGTCGTCGTTTTCACTGCCGTCGGAGCCGCCATCGCCGAACATGGTCGGCGTCTGGCTCTGCCAGATCTCCTCCCGGCTGCACGGCGGGCGCACCGAGCTCGAGGCGTCCAGCAAGAACGGCGCGCAGGCCAAGAAGGAGAAGGCAGCCGATGCAGCTGCGATCGGGGCCAAGGATGGCCTGCCGGTGGTGGCGACGTGccgcggcggcgcgggcgcggtTATGCCGGAGGCCACCGTCTGCCTCCTCCTCGACCGGTTCGCGCCAAGCTGA
- the LOC127347150 gene encoding uncharacterized protein has product MSRPHQLWLFAGKNDKSRVNSADISAGELQNEVRRLTCLSTKDTIVLTSARPPYDSKHPPSEPIYATVDAVADFAEQFTRLEAENSQLRKAVKSLADQVVEANRLAADAKSENTSLKEEVSRLKRQMKDDQDARRAAAAAIDEKEGVLRESIKGLLEAANLTVSRRHQLREDSTADALSLAAESNVQILKLLQKSKGALSKLYSMIFPKAKLDKTLDEMAEAFLIDPSEPVEIPSSSSRAELFPNSSGNDESGLVRQLRDQV; this is encoded by the exons atgtctcgccctcaccagCTGTGGCTTTTCGCTGGCAAAAACGATAAGTCGAGGGTCAACTCTGCCGACATTTCGGCAGGCGAGCTCCAGAACGAAgttcgtcgcctaacatgcctcAGCACCAAGGACACCATCGTTCTGACATCGGCGCGCCCTCCTTATGACTCCAAGCATCCTCCATCCGAG CCAATTTAcgctacagtcgatgctgtggcggaTTTTGCTGAACAATTTACTCGTCTCGAAGCTGAAAATTCTCAACTTCGGAAGGCCGTCAAATCTTTGGCTGATCAGGTGGTCGAAGCCAACAGACTTGCTGCCGATGCCAAAAGTGAGAATACTTCGTTGAAGGAAGAAGTAAGTCGGCTGAAGCGTCAAATGAAGGATgatcaagatgccaggcgtgcagcggcggctgcgaTTGATGAGAAGGAGGGTGTCCTCCGCGAATCCATCAAGGGTTTACTGG aggccgccaacTTAACTGTCAGTCGtcgtcatcagcttcgggaggattctacggccgacgccttgtcacttgctgctgagtcaaatgtccagatcctcaaattgctgcagaagtccaagggagcgctgtcgaagttatactcgatgatcttccctaaggcgaagctggacaagactctcgacgagatggctgAAGCCTTCCTTATCGATCCCTCCGAACCTGTAGAG attccttcatcttcttcccgtgctgaGCTCTTTCCAAATTCCTCGGGTAACGATGAATCAGGCCTTGTTCGTCAGTTACGTGATCAG gtatag